The following coding sequences are from one Candidatus Sulfotelmatobacter sp. window:
- a CDS encoding DinB family protein has translation MMTKSNLDMIWDHIRILNGIAVRCVANLPADKLDAHPIPRMRTPKELVVHMYTSSMRSMMEGLLSGNYQEYDEKSACERIQTKDDLLRFCDESWKASDRAERAATDAHLAGEVKTPWGHAMPGPMCVQVVRDELLHHRGQLYAYLRALGQEVPDMYDYANNAPEFRRREPAQA, from the coding sequence ATGATGACGAAGTCGAATCTGGACATGATCTGGGACCACATCCGGATCCTCAACGGCATCGCCGTCCGCTGTGTCGCGAACCTGCCCGCCGACAAGCTCGACGCGCATCCGATTCCAAGGATGCGCACGCCGAAGGAGCTGGTGGTCCACATGTACACGAGCTCGATGCGCTCGATGATGGAAGGGCTGCTGAGCGGCAACTACCAGGAGTACGACGAGAAATCCGCGTGCGAACGCATCCAGACCAAGGACGATCTGCTTCGTTTCTGTGACGAGAGCTGGAAGGCCAGCGACCGCGCCGAGCGTGCGGCCACCGACGCGCATCTCGCGGGAGAGGTGAAGACTCCCTGGGGCCACGCGATGCCGGGGCCGATGTGCGTTCAAGTGGTGCGCGACGAGCTTCTGCACCATCGCGGGCAGCTCTACGCCTACCTGCGCGCGCTCGGGCAGGAGGTTCCCGACATGTACGACTACGCCAACAACGCGCCGGAATTCCGCCGCCGGGAGCCCGCGCAGGCGTAA
- a CDS encoding SPFH domain-containing protein has product MIREKEVSARSGGFMFLVVLALFFGSIWGIIHNASHGSPPGVILSVLGVAVAVLGVFGLTVVNPNQSQVVQLFGSYSGTLHQPGFWWVNPFTTRRRISVRVRNFESAKLKVNDHDGNPIEIAAVVVWRVVDTAEALFEVDNYENFVKVQTEAAVRNLASTHPYDAHGDGQMSLRSNIQEVAEDLKKEIQARLTKAGVEVIEARISHLAYAPEIASAMLQRQQASAIVAARTKIVEGAVGMVEMALAELSQRHVVELDGERRAAMVSNLLVVLCSDRHAQPVVNAGTIYQ; this is encoded by the coding sequence ATGATTCGCGAAAAAGAAGTGAGCGCCCGGTCGGGCGGATTCATGTTCCTGGTGGTGCTGGCGCTGTTCTTCGGCTCGATCTGGGGGATCATTCACAATGCGTCGCACGGCTCGCCCCCGGGCGTGATCCTCTCGGTACTGGGGGTGGCGGTCGCGGTGCTGGGAGTGTTCGGACTCACGGTGGTCAATCCCAACCAGTCCCAGGTGGTTCAGCTGTTCGGCAGCTACAGCGGCACGCTTCACCAGCCCGGCTTCTGGTGGGTGAATCCTTTCACCACGCGGCGCAGGATCTCGGTGCGCGTCCGCAACTTCGAGAGCGCCAAGCTCAAGGTGAACGACCACGATGGCAATCCCATCGAGATCGCGGCGGTGGTGGTGTGGCGGGTGGTGGACACCGCCGAGGCGCTGTTCGAGGTCGACAATTACGAGAACTTCGTCAAGGTCCAGACCGAGGCGGCGGTGCGCAATCTCGCCTCGACGCATCCGTACGACGCGCACGGCGATGGCCAGATGTCGCTACGCAGCAACATCCAGGAGGTGGCCGAGGACCTCAAGAAGGAGATCCAGGCCCGCCTCACCAAGGCCGGCGTGGAAGTGATCGAGGCGCGCATCAGCCACCTCGCCTACGCGCCCGAAATCGCCAGCGCCATGCTGCAGCGCCAGCAGGCGAGCGCGATCGTGGCGGCGCGCACCAAGATCGTCGAGGGCGCGGTGGGCATGGTCGAGATGGCGCTCGCGGAGCTGTCGCAGCGCCACGTCGTCGAGCTCGACGGCGAGCGGCGAGCGGCGATGGTGAGCAATCTGCTGGTGGTGCTGTGCAGCGATCGCCACGCTCAGCCGGTCGTCAACGCCGGCACCATCTATCAATAG